A part of Capsicum annuum cultivar UCD-10X-F1 chromosome 6, UCD10Xv1.1, whole genome shotgun sequence genomic DNA contains:
- the LOC124899504 gene encoding uncharacterized protein LOC124899504: MWELRRLNLNWNEAVELRLGQLNETDEFYLGAYERAYLYKEKIKKHHDRRIARRDFQKGDWLLLFNSRLNLFLGKLKSKWSGPFKVNQVYSSRAVELANEDGNVFKVNGKQLEMHYVMQTSFN, from the exons ATGTGGGAACTTAGAAGGCTGAACTTGAATTGGAATGAGGCAGTGGAGTTGAGACTGGGACAGCTGAATGAGACGGATGAGTTTTATCTTGGCGCATATGAAAGAGCATATCTATACAAAGAGAAGATAAAGAAGCACCATGACCGGAGGATTGCAAGGCGAGACTTTCAAAAGGGTGATTGGTTACTCCTCTTCAACTCTAGATTGAATCTGTTTCTAGGTAAGCTTAAATCAAAATGGTCAGGCCCATTCaaagttaaccaagtctactcgTCTAGAGCAGTTGAACTTGCAAATGAGGATGGAAATGTATTCAAGGTTAATGGGAAACAACTGGAGAT GCATTATGTCATGCAAACTTCCTTTAACTAG